Below is a genomic region from Streptomyces sp. RPA4-2.
ATCGTGTCCCTGGCGGTCGTCCTGATCGGCGTCGTGGTGGGCATGCTCGCGGCACTGGCCATCTCCCGCTTCGCCTTCCGCGGCCGCAAGATCGTGATCGTCGGCATCCTGGCCGTCCAGATGATCCCGCTGGTCGCCATGATCATCCCGGTCTTCCTGCTTCTCAACGACCTCGATCAGTACGACAAGCTCTCCGGCCTGATCATCACCTATCTGACCTTCATCCTGCCCTTCACGGTGTGGACGCTGCGCGGCTTCATCGTCAACATCCCGAAGGAGCTGGAGGAGGCGGCCATGGTCGACGGCTGCTCCCGCACCGGCGCCTTCGTGCGGGTGGTCTTCCCGCTCCTCGCCCCCGGCATGGTCGCCACCTCGGTGTACGCCTTCATCCAGGCGTGGAACGAGTACCTCTACGCGCTGATGCTGATGAGCCAGAAGAACCAGACCGCCACCGTCTGGCTCGGCAACTTCACCACCCAGCACGGCACCGAGTACGCCCCGATGATGGCCGGTGCCACCATGATGGCCGTGCCGATCGTCGTGCTCTTCCTCATCGTCCAGCGCAAGATGGCCGCGGGGCTGACCGCGGGCGCCGTGAAGGGATAACACCCCCGATGACGACACTCGCCAGCGGAACAGCCGCGTCCAACGCGGACAAGGATGACCTGACACGCGACGCGCTGACCGTCCTGCAGCCCGGCTTCACGGGGACCACGGCCCCCGACTGGCTGCTGCGCCGGCTCGGTGAAGGCCTGGCCTCGGTCGG
It encodes:
- a CDS encoding carbohydrate ABC transporter permease → MSAVVTPRRTPSGPRKSKLGWNVLGLLVFVVAGFPVYWMLNTAFKPAKDAIDPDPSLFPTGVTLDNFRRALDIADFWGPVGRSLIVSLAVVLIGVVVGMLAALAISRFAFRGRKIVIVGILAVQMIPLVAMIIPVFLLLNDLDQYDKLSGLIITYLTFILPFTVWTLRGFIVNIPKELEEAAMVDGCSRTGAFVRVVFPLLAPGMVATSVYAFIQAWNEYLYALMLMSQKNQTATVWLGNFTTQHGTEYAPMMAGATMMAVPIVVLFLIVQRKMAAGLTAGAVKG